One genomic window of Caldivirga maquilingensis IC-167 includes the following:
- a CDS encoding plastocyanin/azurin family copper-binding protein: MNRKTWLIVGVVTVLVTVGALVLAANAYYYYYYSNYYGGVPYSGPWGMMSWMWGYWSGYVHPVGINAPGYVNPTTGYASFTIPISKAVNLSMSTPSYVHVYRSNNTIVFTSSDITLVALAMMGDDAVNMTGMPLPGYAHGDVFVIYGLINPTLVIPQGAVVHVIVINLDDDMYHNLIVTAVPPPYPYNVMPYVGMYGGYMGPGMMTMMQWLPPANYNAGYAYGYEYTITLNAPGTYWYLCTYPGHAQDGMYGEVIVTGDAGYQGSVNSNVNAYYGYPGMGPGMMGW; the protein is encoded by the coding sequence ATGAACAGGAAAACCTGGTTAATAGTGGGTGTAGTAACCGTGTTGGTTACAGTGGGTGCACTGGTTCTGGCTGCCAACGCATACTACTATTACTACTACAGTAACTACTATGGTGGAGTACCGTACTCCGGCCCCTGGGGTATGATGAGTTGGATGTGGGGTTACTGGAGTGGGTACGTGCATCCAGTGGGCATTAATGCACCTGGTTACGTAAACCCAACGACGGGTTACGCATCGTTCACAATACCCATTAGTAAGGCTGTTAACTTATCCATGAGTACCCCAAGTTACGTCCACGTATATAGGAGTAATAACACCATCGTGTTCACCAGTAGTGACATAACACTGGTGGCTTTAGCCATGATGGGTGATGACGCCGTTAACATGACTGGTATGCCGCTGCCTGGTTATGCCCACGGTGACGTCTTCGTGATATACGGTCTCATAAACCCAACACTGGTGATACCGCAGGGTGCTGTTGTTCACGTAATAGTCATTAACCTTGATGACGACATGTACCACAACCTAATAGTAACCGCAGTACCACCACCGTACCCGTATAACGTGATGCCTTACGTGGGCATGTATGGTGGCTACATGGGCCCAGGCATGATGACCATGATGCAGTGGCTACCGCCAGCTAACTATAATGCTGGCTACGCCTACGGTTACGAATACACCATAACCCTCAATGCCCCAGGCACATACTGGTACCTATGCACCTACCCTGGCCACGCACAGGATGGAATGTACGGTGAAGTAATAGTGACTGGTGATGCTGGTTACCAGGGTTCAGTGAATAGTAATGTTAACGCGTACTACGGGTACCCTGGTATGGGTCCTGGTATGATGGGGTGGTGA
- a CDS encoding helix-turn-helix transcriptional regulator, which translates to MTSDAVHTILLVVGASLIIIGLLLIYGGLVMINRMAYYHMMGMMGGFLAYYPLLLPTALLVIGALLIFVPMMGRRNHAAVLSTSVNASTNAEPVNDLERVLRLLPRQERDVLRYIVKSGGEVYQYQLTRDLGLSKVRVWRIVKRLEEKGLVEVVKVKGRNIIKVKDFKSNGD; encoded by the coding sequence ATGACTAGTGATGCTGTACACACTATTTTACTTGTGGTTGGTGCCTCATTAATCATCATAGGCTTATTACTCATCTACGGTGGTTTAGTTATGATTAACCGCATGGCCTACTACCACATGATGGGTATGATGGGTGGTTTCCTAGCCTACTACCCACTACTCCTACCAACGGCACTACTCGTGATTGGTGCACTACTCATATTCGTACCAATGATGGGTAGGCGTAATCATGCAGCGGTGTTATCAACCAGTGTTAATGCATCAACCAACGCTGAACCTGTTAATGATCTTGAACGTGTTTTAAGACTACTCCCAAGGCAGGAGCGTGATGTTCTTAGGTATATAGTTAAGTCCGGTGGTGAGGTTTACCAGTACCAGTTAACTAGGGATTTAGGGTTGAGTAAGGTTAGGGTGTGGAGGATTGTTAAGAGGCTTGAGGAGAAGGGTCTTGTGGAGGTGGTTAAGGTTAAGGGAAGAAACATTATTAAGGTTAAGGATTTTAAGAGTAATGGTGATTAA
- a CDS encoding AAA family ATPase, producing the protein MYFDPEPKRRREDFYDYDELLHEFQESVRNYKITLVTGLRRYGKTSLMLTGLNELGVNHIFIDCRLLGDKPTLRGFMELIINEMSKDSTLRGILGRFDFLEVGALGFRLKVKLKVRSALLSIIEGLSNTVLVIDEAQLLRNTNYRFDELLAYIYDHVNVRVVISGSEVGLLYRFLRLNDPESPLYGRSIHEIRIKPLPRGKSMEFLRRGFEQVNVKVNDDVIERAVNELDGVIGWLTMFGYEYTRRGKSLEEIIHEATLLAASEVNKALEIHGAARARFVAVLESVAMGSSTWGSIKRYVNARLGSINDTALSNVIKSLMDMGLISKVNGGYVINDPMVKRAVSNGLIKP; encoded by the coding sequence ATGTACTTCGACCCGGAGCCCAAGAGGAGGAGGGAGGATTTCTATGATTACGATGAGCTGCTTCACGAGTTTCAGGAGTCTGTTAGGAATTATAAAATAACCCTGGTTACTGGGCTTAGGAGGTATGGTAAGACATCACTAATGCTTACTGGACTTAATGAATTAGGCGTTAATCACATATTCATTGACTGCAGGCTACTTGGTGATAAACCAACCCTGAGAGGTTTCATGGAGTTGATAATCAATGAAATGAGTAAGGACTCCACGCTAAGGGGAATACTGGGTAGGTTTGATTTCCTGGAGGTTGGGGCCCTGGGGTTTAGGCTTAAGGTTAAGTTGAAGGTTAGGAGCGCATTACTTAGCATTATTGAGGGTTTAAGCAATACTGTGTTGGTTATTGATGAGGCTCAATTACTTAGAAACACTAATTATAGGTTTGATGAATTATTAGCCTACATTTACGATCACGTTAACGTGAGGGTAGTCATCTCAGGCTCGGAGGTGGGGTTGTTGTATAGGTTTCTTAGGCTTAATGACCCTGAATCACCCCTCTACGGTAGGTCGATACATGAGATTAGGATTAAGCCTTTACCTAGGGGTAAATCCATGGAGTTCCTGAGGAGGGGATTTGAGCAGGTTAATGTGAAGGTTAATGATGATGTTATTGAAAGGGCTGTTAATGAATTAGATGGGGTAATCGGCTGGTTAACAATGTTCGGGTACGAGTATACTAGGCGTGGTAAAAGCCTTGAGGAGATAATCCATGAGGCAACACTACTGGCCGCATCCGAGGTGAATAAGGCACTGGAGATCCATGGTGCAGCTAGGGCTAGGTTTGTGGCTGTTCTTGAATCCGTAGCCATGGGTTCATCAACATGGGGCTCCATTAAGCGTTACGTGAATGCCAGGCTTGGTTCAATAAATGACACTGCGTTAAGTAACGTGATTAAGAGCCTAATGGATATGGGGTTAATTAGTAAGGTTAATGGTGGCTACGTAATTAATGACCCAATGGTTAAGCGTGCAGTGAGCAATGGGTTAATTAAGCCATAG
- a CDS encoding ArsR/SmtB family transcription factor: protein MGKKRLEEMASIMDGLGHPLRLRIIAILAMNGSLYLSDIAKRLGVSRALAKVHLVKLQKAGLVRSSVRLMDGEAKALRYYELVDFNITVNPRIIVELAGGGDEQ from the coding sequence ATGGGAAAAAAGAGACTGGAGGAAATGGCCTCCATAATGGATGGCCTAGGCCATCCGTTGCGGTTAAGGATAATAGCAATACTGGCCATGAATGGCTCGCTTTACCTATCGGATATAGCGAAGAGACTGGGAGTGAGCCGGGCCTTGGCAAAGGTTCACTTGGTGAAGCTGCAGAAGGCAGGCTTGGTGAGAAGCAGCGTGAGATTGATGGATGGAGAGGCAAAGGCATTGAGGTATTACGAATTAGTGGACTTCAATATAACCGTGAATCCCCGCATAATAGTGGAACTGGCGGGTGGTGGAGATGAGCAGTAA
- a CDS encoding dienelactone hydrolase family protein, whose protein sequence is MINQTNISFKSYDGSSISAFLASPESYKSAVIVIHEIFGITEYIRNVARRLASLGYLAVAPNLYSRRSDVLNESNIASVMRMFWSIPPERRSDPNAIKELINSLSPTERIIAEELVLNRESTEERMVKDIEATFNYIKETYKPIKLGVIGFCMGGGLAFESLTRLPFDAGVIYYGRAPRNLDAIANIKAAVLAIYAGNDPGINQGVPSLIEAVFKHGLRFEMVIYPGTRHAFATEGGPAYNEEAAKDAWERTVNFFKKHLG, encoded by the coding sequence ATGATTAATCAAACCAACATCAGCTTCAAATCCTACGACGGCTCAAGTATAAGCGCCTTCCTCGCGTCACCTGAATCCTATAAGTCAGCGGTAATAGTTATTCACGAGATCTTTGGGATAACTGAGTATATTAGGAATGTTGCACGTAGATTAGCCTCACTGGGCTACCTAGCCGTGGCCCCAAACCTATACTCAAGGCGTAGTGATGTATTGAATGAGAGTAATATAGCCAGTGTAATGAGAATGTTCTGGTCAATACCACCGGAGAGGAGGAGTGATCCAAACGCTATCAAGGAGTTGATTAATAGTTTGAGCCCAACTGAGAGGATTATTGCCGAGGAGCTTGTGCTTAATAGGGAGTCCACTGAGGAGCGCATGGTTAAGGATATTGAGGCGACCTTCAACTACATTAAGGAGACTTATAAGCCAATTAAACTTGGGGTAATTGGATTCTGCATGGGTGGTGGCTTAGCCTTCGAATCATTAACAAGACTACCCTTCGATGCAGGAGTCATATACTATGGTAGGGCTCCAAGGAACCTAGACGCCATAGCCAACATTAAGGCTGCGGTACTAGCAATATACGCTGGTAACGATCCGGGAATAAACCAGGGAGTCCCCAGTTTAATTGAGGCCGTGTTTAAGCATGGTTTACGCTTCGAAATGGTAATCTACCCAGGGACAAGACACGCCTTCGCCACTGAGGGTGGCCCAGCATATAATGAGGAGGCTGCTAAGGACGCCTGGGAGAGGACGGTTAACTTCTTCAAGAAGCACCTAGGGTGA
- a CDS encoding APC family permease — MSAREVSLRRVLNFMELVALGYSDVSSTYYFSLGVIALYSGSSLPVTMMLGSIPLWVAGLTYSELAKVSPEVGGAYYYVNLGLGRFGGFIAGWLLGFDQILMMAYGALGFANYLLTALIGLNHGGFIITLTSLAIIWFLAILNIIGIKLSARLNLVLVMIDIIGILILTTAGFYRLMHMHESINAVSLSIAPVGLAYALRGYIGIDVIAQAAGEAMEPSRNVPKSIVTICTLSTVVAILVSTLAVYTGGVKVMMMHPEDPLSALAVNLIGFNALSIYISVSIALVMLLSVNSGIVDFSRGLYRMSIDRLLHKSISSVHSRFKTPFASIIVASITSSLFVIPNDVELIVGSYGIASLVAYTLALLSLIRLRDKSPLMVIGLMALITAILLTLIFKPYYAIPVSLWFAIGLILLAMTSKRLRLIKLTPHRPHE; from the coding sequence ATGAGCGCCAGGGAGGTTTCGTTGAGAAGGGTGCTTAATTTCATGGAGCTGGTGGCATTAGGCTACTCCGACGTATCATCAACATACTACTTCTCACTTGGCGTAATAGCACTATACTCCGGTTCATCATTACCCGTCACCATGATGCTTGGCTCTATTCCACTATGGGTTGCTGGGTTAACGTACAGTGAATTAGCTAAAGTAAGCCCTGAGGTTGGTGGTGCATACTATTACGTGAACCTTGGCCTAGGCCGCTTTGGAGGCTTTATTGCAGGTTGGTTACTTGGCTTTGATCAAATACTAATGATGGCCTACGGCGCCTTAGGGTTCGCGAATTATCTACTAACGGCATTAATTGGGTTAAACCACGGTGGATTCATCATTACGCTTACTTCACTGGCGATTATTTGGTTTCTGGCTATTTTAAACATAATTGGCATTAAGTTATCAGCTAGATTAAACCTAGTACTAGTTATGATCGATATCATTGGTATCTTAATACTAACCACCGCTGGGTTTTATAGATTAATGCATATGCATGAGTCAATTAATGCAGTGAGTCTAAGCATTGCACCAGTGGGTTTAGCATATGCCTTGAGGGGTTACATTGGTATTGATGTAATAGCTCAAGCAGCAGGGGAGGCTATGGAGCCGAGTCGCAATGTACCTAAATCAATAGTAACCATATGCACCCTCTCAACTGTTGTTGCAATACTAGTTTCAACATTAGCCGTCTACACGGGTGGCGTCAAGGTAATGATGATGCATCCTGAAGACCCACTCTCAGCACTTGCAGTGAACCTAATCGGCTTCAATGCGTTGAGCATATACATATCGGTATCCATAGCCCTAGTGATGCTTCTAAGCGTTAACTCCGGGATAGTGGACTTCTCCAGGGGCCTCTATAGGATGAGTATTGATAGACTCCTACACAAATCAATATCAAGTGTTCATTCAAGGTTCAAGACTCCATTTGCATCAATAATAGTGGCTTCAATTACATCATCATTATTCGTAATACCTAACGATGTTGAATTAATAGTAGGCTCATACGGCATAGCCTCACTAGTGGCGTACACATTAGCCTTACTATCACTAATAAGACTTAGGGATAAGTCACCACTAATGGTAATTGGATTAATGGCATTAATTACGGCTATACTGTTAACGCTAATATTCAAACCATACTATGCGATACCAGTGTCACTGTGGTTCGCCATAGGGCTTATACTACTAGCCATGACAAGTAAACGGCTAAGACTAATTAAGTTAACCCCACATAGGCCTCATGAATAA
- a CDS encoding ABC transporter substrate-binding protein has protein sequence MSKGLITKLLILSISVLALVTVFSSYVPSLTMAQTYNITPYNTIYMFVTRSPPATGWSTYNPNIFQGGIWWYGVYQQFLAAVNITTGEFVPLLADNWTMTVLPNGTLEVLVHLRHSGWDNGIPVTCWDVWATNMLLGLVSAMVGNVTVFNNYTCAFMIPKGYYVPLTLPGAHEANSFIALEWGQGIALDWQDSYVWEPIIKTAAANYSWIWLYMFGNSTQKGEAAKVLSTLIHDYLTYKPPYTTGYSNGPYYLCDITPEYFLLCKNPYYYTVNEFKPDYIVEWQYSSMSQVYAALATGKISLWSTWIGSVSPTVIPTITSNPYIKALSFPAFGGDALYFNFLNPWLAMPQVRQAIYYAVNWTQLAQAAYGVGYTYPSPMPQDGLMPYYTNWQSMITSYFASLGPQWTMVNYTYNASLATSLLESVGFTKKNGVWYTPNGSEFTLTLYIGSNAPPAQLTLATEIANALTSFGIPTIVITYPSAEGLTIIKQGKYDLLFSYYSDIYRPGVPYYFPEAFYFLGYPFNYSHWNGIVTLPNGTSFSAPECGTMLSLNCILRVAWAINHDPWYIQIDWNSGIVFLNTQYINWPINDTSIWIGTLQHTTPAWTVLLTHISFKPPVTTTSTTTPVSTVTSTAVVTSTTTVVTSTTVVSGTTTTYTTTSTVPVTATVTSTIPVTTTAVSTVTVTKPVISTTLIIGIIIIVIIIVAAVAAIALRRR, from the coding sequence ATGAGTAAGGGTTTAATCACTAAGTTACTGATCCTTAGTATATCAGTACTGGCATTGGTTACAGTATTCTCAAGCTACGTACCATCATTAACCATGGCTCAAACATACAACATCACACCATATAATACAATATACATGTTCGTTACTAGGAGTCCACCGGCAACTGGTTGGAGTACTTATAATCCTAATATTTTTCAAGGTGGCATATGGTGGTATGGTGTTTACCAGCAGTTTTTGGCTGCGGTTAATATAACTACTGGTGAATTTGTACCTCTTCTTGCTGATAATTGGACGATGACAGTGCTACCTAATGGTACCTTAGAAGTCTTAGTGCATCTTAGGCATAGTGGGTGGGATAATGGTATTCCAGTAACCTGCTGGGATGTTTGGGCAACTAATATGCTTCTTGGCCTTGTATCAGCAATGGTTGGTAATGTTACCGTGTTTAATAATTACACGTGCGCATTCATGATACCTAAGGGTTACTATGTACCATTAACCCTACCTGGCGCCCATGAGGCTAACTCATTCATAGCCCTTGAGTGGGGTCAAGGTATTGCCCTTGATTGGCAGGACAGCTACGTATGGGAACCAATAATAAAGACCGCGGCTGCAAACTATAGCTGGATTTGGTTGTACATGTTCGGTAACTCAACCCAGAAGGGTGAGGCTGCTAAGGTCCTCTCAACATTAATCCATGATTACTTAACCTACAAGCCACCCTACACCACTGGTTACTCAAATGGACCATACTACCTATGCGATATTACGCCTGAATACTTCCTACTCTGCAAGAACCCATACTACTATACTGTTAATGAATTCAAGCCCGATTACATTGTTGAATGGCAGTACTCCTCAATGTCTCAAGTTTACGCAGCCTTAGCCACAGGTAAGATTAGCCTATGGTCGACTTGGATCGGCTCAGTATCACCAACAGTAATACCAACAATAACCAGTAACCCGTACATTAAGGCATTATCATTCCCAGCCTTCGGTGGTGATGCCTTGTATTTCAACTTCCTTAATCCTTGGTTGGCTATGCCTCAGGTTAGGCAGGCTATTTACTATGCTGTTAATTGGACTCAATTAGCCCAAGCAGCATACGGTGTAGGCTACACGTACCCATCACCAATGCCTCAAGATGGATTAATGCCCTACTACACTAATTGGCAAAGCATGATAACCAGTTACTTCGCATCACTAGGCCCACAATGGACTATGGTAAATTACACTTATAATGCTTCATTGGCTACTAGCCTACTTGAGAGTGTTGGCTTCACTAAGAAGAATGGTGTATGGTATACACCCAACGGCTCAGAATTCACATTAACACTATACATCGGCTCAAACGCACCACCAGCGCAGTTAACACTGGCAACAGAAATAGCTAATGCATTAACAAGCTTCGGAATACCAACAATAGTAATAACATATCCCTCAGCTGAGGGGCTTACAATAATTAAGCAGGGTAAGTACGACTTATTATTCTCATACTACAGTGACATATATAGGCCAGGCGTACCATACTACTTCCCTGAGGCATTCTACTTCCTAGGTTACCCATTCAACTACAGTCACTGGAATGGTATCGTAACTCTACCTAATGGAACCTCATTCAGCGCACCTGAATGTGGTACCATGTTATCGTTGAATTGCATACTCAGGGTTGCCTGGGCCATAAATCATGATCCATGGTATATTCAGATTGATTGGAATAGTGGTATAGTATTCCTCAATACCCAGTACATCAACTGGCCCATTAATGACACGTCAATTTGGATCGGCACACTACAACACACTACACCAGCATGGACAGTGTTACTGACTCACATATCCTTTAAGCCACCAGTTACTACTACTTCGACTACTACTCCTGTTTCCACTGTTACTTCTACTGCTGTGGTTACTTCTACGACTACTGTTGTTACTTCGACTACTGTGGTTAGTGGTACTACTACGACTTACACAACCACAAGCACTGTACCAGTAACAGCAACAGTAACATCAACAATACCGGTAACAACCACGGCAGTATCAACAGTAACAGTCACTAAACCAGTAATAAGCACAACACTAATAATAGGCATAATAATCATAGTAATCATCATAGTAGCAGCAGTAGCAGCAATAGCATTAAGAAGAAGATAA
- a CDS encoding Gfo/Idh/MocA family protein, whose protein sequence is MGSQSKVRLGFIGAGRRGRELMAAAKNAGAELVSAVDVSEDALREVSGRFGIRVYRDVDEMLSKERLNAVVVSTPVRLHVNHVVKALDHGLDVLVEKPVTLSVNEANELLRRVKASGGIVVVGFQNRYSEAVRGVGGIINDCRESMFAGYWYWTIPPIPWFRRRSETGGQIVEQVIHVIDLARYFMGDVKSIYAAYTEAGRDTGEDKALGFENWASYSLTMVFKNGTVGSIHSTYALYPELGREVPLVGFDVICREELIRFTGFNEARVYRRGGETLTFKSSTDSTVNMFKAFIQAIQTRDKGIVPTIYEDAYWSNVTALAANESALTGRVINIDDYASLGVNS, encoded by the coding sequence ATGGGTTCGCAATCCAAGGTTAGGCTTGGTTTCATAGGTGCTGGTAGGCGTGGTAGGGAGCTTATGGCTGCTGCTAAGAATGCTGGGGCTGAGCTTGTTTCGGCTGTGGATGTTAGTGAGGATGCCTTAAGGGAGGTTTCAGGTAGGTTTGGTATTAGGGTTTATAGGGATGTTGATGAAATGCTTAGTAAGGAGAGGCTTAATGCTGTTGTTGTTTCAACACCAGTTAGGCTTCACGTTAATCACGTTGTGAAGGCCCTTGACCACGGCCTTGATGTGCTTGTTGAGAAGCCTGTGACCTTAAGTGTTAATGAGGCTAATGAACTCCTCAGGAGGGTTAAGGCTAGTGGTGGCATTGTGGTTGTTGGATTCCAGAATAGGTACTCTGAGGCGGTTAGGGGGGTTGGGGGTATTATTAATGATTGCCGTGAATCAATGTTCGCTGGTTACTGGTATTGGACTATTCCACCAATACCATGGTTTAGACGTAGGAGTGAGACTGGTGGGCAGATTGTTGAGCAGGTTATACACGTGATTGACTTAGCCAGGTACTTCATGGGTGATGTTAAATCAATCTACGCAGCATACACCGAGGCTGGTAGGGATACTGGTGAGGATAAGGCCTTAGGCTTCGAGAATTGGGCGAGCTATAGTTTAACCATGGTTTTTAAGAATGGTACAGTGGGTTCAATACACAGCACCTACGCCCTATACCCTGAGCTTGGGAGAGAGGTACCGTTGGTTGGTTTTGACGTAATCTGTAGGGAGGAGTTAATTAGGTTCACCGGCTTTAATGAGGCTAGAGTGTATAGGAGGGGTGGGGAGACCCTCACCTTTAAGTCATCAACAGACTCAACGGTTAACATGTTTAAGGCCTTTATTCAAGCAATCCAAACTAGGGATAAGGGGATTGTACCAACAATATACGAGGATGCTTATTGGAGTAATGTAACAGCCTTGGCTGCCAATGAATCAGCACTTACGGGTAGGGTTATTAATATTGATGATTACGCATCACTGGGGGTGAATTCATGA
- a CDS encoding sugar phosphate isomerase/epimerase family protein produces the protein MRIATDLWHRRGSSLVEELKLIKEAGFDGVEFTFSEANEALPSVSDRGYLRIEYLNDDVEVLRKASNEVGLEVHSIRSGLLWRYPLTSLDSGIRGKAISIVERELEACHRLGATALLIVPGVVNEDTPYDKAYESAKNALSALVKRAEDLGVNLAIENVCNNLLQSPLEFARFIDELASPMIGAYLDIGNVMDCRLGYPQHWIKILGGRIKRVHVKDYSIGLRGVVDLFNGDVNWPAVMKALRDVGYDGYLTAELHPFNTAYELYFRQLAERMRLLLRL, from the coding sequence ATGAGGATTGCCACGGATCTATGGCATAGGAGGGGTTCCTCATTGGTTGAGGAGCTTAAGCTAATTAAGGAGGCTGGATTCGATGGCGTTGAATTCACCTTCTCGGAGGCTAATGAGGCATTACCCAGTGTATCTGATAGGGGTTACTTGAGGATTGAGTACCTTAATGATGATGTTGAGGTCCTTCGTAAGGCCAGTAACGAGGTTGGTCTCGAGGTTCACTCAATTAGAAGTGGCCTACTGTGGAGGTACCCGTTAACCTCGCTTGATTCGGGAATTAGGGGTAAGGCGATTAGTATTGTTGAGAGGGAGCTTGAGGCATGCCACCGCCTCGGCGCCACTGCCCTACTCATAGTCCCCGGCGTGGTTAATGAGGATACACCCTATGATAAGGCTTATGAATCGGCTAAGAATGCCTTGAGTGCATTGGTTAAGAGGGCTGAGGATCTTGGCGTTAACTTAGCCATTGAGAACGTTTGCAATAACCTCCTCCAAAGCCCCCTGGAGTTCGCAAGGTTTATTGATGAGTTAGCCTCACCAATGATTGGGGCTTACCTGGATATTGGTAATGTAATGGATTGTAGGTTAGGCTACCCTCAGCATTGGATTAAGATACTTGGTGGTAGGATTAAGAGGGTTCACGTTAAGGATTACAGCATTGGCTTAAGGGGTGTTGTGGATTTGTTTAACGGTGATGTTAATTGGCCTGCGGTTATGAAGGCCCTGAGGGATGTTGGGTACGACGGCTACTTAACAGCTGAACTACACCCATTCAATACAGCGTATGAGCTCTACTTCAGGCAGTTAGCCGAGAGAATGAGACTACTCTTAAGGCTTTAG
- a CDS encoding Gfo/Idh/MocA family protein, whose protein sequence is MGRVIGVGLIGHGFMGRAHSLAWRNITLFTDSPLTPVLKAVAGRREDAVREFAVRFGFERYYTDYRLMIKDPGIEVIDNVTPNYMHKEPTIEAIEAGKHVIVEKPPALNAEEAYEMYKAAERAGVVNMVAFNYRFVPAIVLAKQLISSGRLGRIYHFRAFYLQQSLANPNAPLTWRLKREYAGFGTLADLGSHIIDLARYLIGEINEVNGVLYTFNRSRLNPATGLSEEVNVDEGFTAMVKFSNGATGILEASKLATGHFNSLIIEVNGSEGSIRFNLERVNELEVYLTSDGELSGFRRILVTQRTHPFIRFWWPPGHVLGWEHTFTHELYHFLTRLNEGRGVGPEAADFKDGWRVMSIIEAIAKSSREGDWVNVP, encoded by the coding sequence ATGGGTAGGGTTATTGGGGTTGGTTTAATTGGACATGGCTTCATGGGTAGGGCTCACAGCCTCGCCTGGAGGAACATAACCCTATTCACAGACAGTCCACTAACCCCTGTGCTTAAGGCTGTGGCTGGTAGGAGGGAGGATGCTGTTAGGGAGTTTGCGGTTAGGTTTGGGTTTGAGAGGTATTACACTGATTACAGGCTTATGATCAAGGACCCCGGCATTGAGGTTATTGATAATGTTACGCCGAACTACATGCATAAGGAACCAACCATTGAGGCTATTGAGGCCGGTAAGCATGTTATTGTTGAGAAGCCACCGGCCCTTAATGCTGAGGAGGCTTACGAGATGTATAAGGCTGCTGAGAGGGCTGGTGTAGTCAATATGGTTGCCTTCAACTACAGGTTCGTACCAGCCATTGTTTTAGCCAAACAGCTAATAAGCAGTGGGAGGTTGGGTAGGATTTACCACTTCAGGGCATTTTACCTACAGCAGAGTTTAGCAAACCCCAATGCCCCATTAACCTGGAGGCTTAAGCGTGAGTACGCCGGCTTCGGTACATTAGCCGACTTGGGCAGTCACATAATTGACTTAGCCAGGTATTTGATTGGTGAGATCAATGAGGTTAACGGTGTATTATACACATTCAATAGGAGTAGGCTTAATCCAGCCACTGGGCTTAGTGAGGAGGTTAATGTTGATGAGGGGTTCACGGCAATGGTTAAGTTCAGCAACGGGGCCACCGGTATACTTGAGGCCTCTAAGTTGGCTACCGGTCACTTTAATTCACTAATCATTGAGGTTAATGGTAGTGAGGGCTCGATTAGGTTTAACCTGGAGAGGGTTAATGAACTTGAAGTGTACTTAACCAGTGATGGTGAGTTAAGCGGCTTCAGGAGGATTCTAGTTACTCAAAGAACCCACCCATTCATTAGGTTCTGGTGGCCTCCAGGTCATGTGCTTGGTTGGGAGCACACCTTCACCCATGAACTCTACCACTTCCTAACAAGGCTTAATGAGGGTAGGGGTGTTGGCCCTGAGGCCGCTGATTTTAAGGATGGTTGGAGGGTTATGAGTATTATTGAGGCTATAGCTAAATCCTCCAGGGAGGGTGATTGGGTTAATGTTCCTTAA